A portion of the Nitratidesulfovibrio termitidis HI1 genome contains these proteins:
- a CDS encoding helix-turn-helix domain-containing protein, whose translation MSVRDTVRSQQVRLVDMAAGKVSGVLVPKGGWIAAVRKALGMSGAQLARRLGVTNAAVYQHERNEPEGAITLRQMERMAKALGCRFVYAIVPNAQVEGTQAENAHGGNGRVEDVLRRQARAKAEALVLRASGHMALEQQALPPERVQEEIARMTEDLLRNPPPDFWEER comes from the coding sequence ATGAGCGTCAGGGATACGGTTCGTTCACAGCAGGTCCGGCTGGTGGATATGGCGGCTGGCAAGGTTTCCGGGGTGCTCGTGCCCAAGGGGGGCTGGATTGCGGCGGTACGCAAGGCGCTGGGCATGTCGGGGGCGCAACTGGCCCGACGGCTTGGGGTGACCAATGCCGCCGTGTACCAGCACGAACGCAATGAGCCGGAAGGCGCAATCACTCTGCGGCAGATGGAAAGGATGGCCAAGGCCCTGGGCTGCCGCTTCGTCTACGCCATCGTGCCGAATGCACAGGTGGAAGGCACGCAGGCGGAAAACGCACATGGGGGAAACGGGCGGGTCGAGGATGTCCTTCGGCGACAGGCCCGCGCAAAGGCCGAGGCGCTGGTGCTGCGGGCCAGCGGGCACATGGCGCTGGAACAGCAGGCGCTGCCGCCCGAGCGGGTGCAGGAGGAAATCGCGCGCATGACCGAAGACCTGCTCCGCAACCCGCCCCCGGACTTCTGGGAGGAACGCTGA